Proteins from a genomic interval of Hippocampus zosterae strain Florida chromosome 14, ASM2543408v3, whole genome shotgun sequence:
- the pld1a gene encoding phospholipase D1a gives MLAKAPPTTSRLDLVNAESLDGPATDGIKMVELVESLDARELDFDEGEDVDYEGNCLGDCRIPFSAVYATVGFKEASAKVFLPTVPITARILEVERFTTAQDRFNLSQHRSVNKSLPAVFKIEMKHGEFTWMVKRKEKHFMELHRELRTYKTFMRIPLPSRSHTVKRRTVRKSEVREMPSLPRGGGDELVRDEQVSSRRRQLEDYLNKLLKMGLYRKYHHTMEFIDVSQLSFIHELGPKGLEGMIYKRSGGHRIPGMNCCGHTQACYRWSKRWLVVKDSFLLYMKPDSGAISFVLLVDKEFSIKMDSKDTETKHGVRIDSLSRTLVFKCSSYRHARWWGQSIENFVRNYGKAFLRQHRFGSFAQEQENVPAKWYVNGKTYMEDVADALEEAREEIFITDWWLSPEIFLKRPVVEGNRWRLDCILKRKAQQGVRIFVMLYKEVELALGINSGYSKRTLMRLHPNVKVMRHPDHVSSSVYLWAHHEKLVVVDQSVAFVGGIDLAYGRWDDGEHRLTDVGSVTRSVALEQVASADAQSATAAPPVDGASRSNGRGTTNGDPVDLPKLKGVGRSRRARFSLYRHLHKHTLQHADSVSSADSSGGGSVRSFKTGVGELQGNTRFWHGKDYCNFVYRDWIQLEKPFDDFIDRYTTPRMPWHDIASVVHGRAARDVARHFIQRWNFTKIMKPKYRSLSYPFLLPKSHSSATELRYQVPDCVHAKVQVLRSAADWSAGIKYHEESIHNAYIQVIAKSKHYIYIENQFFISCADNRTVYNKIGDAIIERILRAHKEGNKYRVYVVTPLLPGFEGDITTGGGNAIQAVMHFNYRTMIRGDYSIISQLRKEMDDHWMNYISFAGLRTHAEMEGRLVTELIYVHSKMLIADDNTVIIGSANINDRSMLGKRDSEVAVIVEDTETVASVMDGREFEAGPYALGLRLECFRTILGGHGDAAIDLSDPISDRFYKEVWMTTAGRNATIYEKVFRCLPSSLVRNMSELEQYQSKPGLAQADLARAQEELRKIRGFLVQFPLDFLSEHNLMPSVGTKEAMVPTEIWT, from the exons ATGCTGGCCAAGGCTCCGCCTACAACCAGCAGACTTGATCTGGTGAATGCTGAAAGTTTGGACGGCCCGGCGACTGACGGAATCAAGATGGTCGAACTTGTAGAGAGCTTGGATGCCCGAGAGCTGGACTTTGATGAAGGGGAGGACGTGGACTACGAGGGAAACTGCCTAG GGGACTGCCGCATCCCGTTCTCGGCCGTGTACGCTACGGTGGGCTTCAAAGAGGCCAGCGCCAAGGTCTTCCTTCCCACGGTGCCCATCACCGCCCGCATCCTGGAGGTGGAGCGCTTCACCACGGCGCAGGATCGCTTTAATCTGTCGCAGCACAGGAGCGTCAACAAG TCTCTGCCCGCCGTGTTCAAGATTGAGATGAAGCACGGCGAGTTCACGTGGATGGTGAAGAGAAAAGAGAAGCACTTTATGGAGCTGCACCGAGAGCTGAGGACCTACAAGACTTTTATGAGGATACCGCTGCCGTCGCGCAG TCACACGGTGAAGAGGAGGACGGTGAGGAAGAGCGAGGTGAGAGAGATGCCCTCGCTGCCCAGGGGCGGAGGCGACGAGCTGGTGCGGGACGAACAGGTGTCCAGCCGGCGG AGACAATTGGAAGACTATTTGAACAAGCTGCTGAAGATGGGGTTGTACCGCAAATATCACCACACT ATGGAGTTCATTGACGTCAGCCAGTTGTCTTTCATTCACGAGCTGGGCCCCAAAGGACT GGAAGGGATGATATACAAGCGCTCCGGAGGTCATCGCATCCCCGGCATGAACTGCTGTGGTCACACACAAGCCTGCTACCGTTGGTCCAAACG GTGGCTGGTGGTAAAGGACTCCTTCCTGCTGTACATGAAGCCCGACTCGGGAGCCATCTCCTTTGTGCTGCTGGTGGACAAAGAGTTCAGTATCAAAATGGACTCCAAAGACACCGAGACCAAGCACGGGGTTCGGATTGACAGTctttccag GACGCTGGTGTTCAAATGCAGCAGCTACAGACACGCCCGCTGGTGGGGTCAGAGCATCGAGAACTTTGTCAGGAATTACGGCAAGGCCTTCCTGCGCCAGCATCGCTTCGGTTCCTTTGCGCAGGAGCAGGAAAACGTTCCTGCCAAATG GTACGTGAACGGAAAGACTTACATGGAGGACGTCGCCGACGCCTTGGAGGAGGCCAGAGAGGAAATCTTCATTACCGACTGGTG GCTGAGTCCCGAGATTTTCCTGAAGAGACCTGTGGTGGAGGGAAACCGCTGGAGGTTGGACTGCATCCTCAAGCGCAAGGCT CAACAAGGCGTGCGCATCTTTGTGATGCTGTACAAAGAGGTGGAGTTGGCACTGGGCATCAATTCGGGCTACAGCAAGCGAACCCTCATGCGCCTGCACCCCAACGTCAAG GTGATGCGCCATCCCGACCACGTGTCCTCCTCCGTCTACCTGTGGGCGCATCACGAGAAGCTGGTCGTCGTCGACCAATCGGTGGCCTTCGTGGGCGGGATCGACCTGGCGTACGGTCGCTGGGACGACGGGGAGCACCGGCTGACCGACGTCGGCAGCGTGACGCGCTCCGTGGCGCTCGAACAG GTGGCTTCCGCCGACGCTCAGTCCGCTACGGCGGCCCCGCCCGTCGACGGCGCGTCGCGGAGCAACGGAAGGGGGACGACCAACGGGGACCCCGTGGACCTGCCCAAGCTGAAGGGCGTCGGCCGCAGCCGTCGGGCGCGCTTCAGCTTGTATCGACACTTGCACAAGCACACGCTGCAGCACGCGGACAGCGTCAGCAGCGCGGACAGCTCGG GGGGCGGCTCGGTGCGAAGCTTCAAGACGGGTGTGGGAGAGTTGCAGGGAAACACTCGCTTCTGGCATGGAAAAGACTACTGCAACTTTGTCTACAGGGACTGGATCCAGCTGGAAAAACCTTTTGACG ACTTCATCGACCGCTACACCACTCCCAGAATGCCGTGGCATGACATCGCCTCGGTGGTGCACGGCAGAGCCGCTCGCGACGTGGCGCGCCACTTCATTCAGCGTTGGAACTTCACGAAG ATCATGAAACCAAAGTACCGCTCTCTGTCTTATCCATTCCTGCTGCCAAAGTCTCACTCCAGCGCCACCGAGCTGCGCTACCAAGTGCCCGACTGTGTGCATGCCAAAGTGCAG GTTTTGCGGTCAGCGGCCGATTGGTCGGCTGGCATCAAGTACCACGAGGAGTCCATCCACAACGCATACATCCAAGTCATCGCCAAGAGCAAACACTACATCTACATtgag AACCAGTTCTTCATCAGCTGCGCTGACAACCGGACGGTGTACAACAAGATCGGAGACGCCATCATCGAGAGGATCCTCAGAGCGCACAA GGAGGGCAATAAGTATCGCGTGTACGTGGTGACCCCTCTGCTTCCCGGCTTCGAGGGGGACATCACCACAGGCGGGGGCAACGCCATCCAGGCCGTCATGCACTTCAATTACAG AACCATGATTCGAGGGGACTACTCCATCATCTCTCAACTTAGGAAGGAGA TGGACGACCATTGGATGAACTACATCTCCTTCGCCGGCCTTCGGACTCACGCCGAGATGGAAGGCCGCCTGGTGACGGAGCTCATCTACGTGCACAGCAAGATGCTCATCGCCGACGACAATACCGTCATCATTG GCTCGGCCAACATCAACGACCGGAGCATGCTGGGTAAGCGCGACAGCGAGGTGGCGGTCATCGTGGAGGATACGGAAACGGTTGCCTCGGTGATGGACGGACGCGAGTTCGAAGCTGGCCCGTATGCGCTCGGCCTGCGTCTGGAGTGCTTCAG GACGATCCTCGGCGGTCACGGCGACGCAGCCATCGATCTCTCGGACCCCATCAGCGACCGCTTCTACAAGGAGGTGTGGATGACCACGGCCGGCCGAAACGCCACCATTTATGAGAAG GTGTTCCGTTGCCTTCCCTCCTCGCTGGTACGCAACATGTCCGAGCTGGAGCAATACCAGTCCAAGCCCGGCCTGGCCCAGGCCGACCTGGCCCGCGCTCAGGAGGAGCTGCGCAAGATCCGCGGCTTCCTGGTGCAATTTCCTCTGGACTTCCTGTCAGAGCACAACCTCATGCCCTCGGTCGGGACAAAGGAAGCCATGGTGCCCACCGAGATATGGACGTAG